Proteins found in one bacterium genomic segment:
- the rpsU gene encoding 30S ribosomal protein S21 — protein sequence MRRNPDFERIFKQFKRDVEREGIIRELKKKEFYEKPSQIRRRRKARKERRAPVR from the coding sequence ATGAGGAGAAACCCTGACTTTGAACGTATATTCAAACAATTCAAAAGAGATGTAGAACGAGAAGGAATTATAAGGGAGTTAAAGAAAAAAGAGTTTTATGAGAAACCCAGCCAGATAAGAAGGAGAAGAAAGGCAAGAAAAGAAAGGAGAGCACCCGTAAGATAA
- a CDS encoding purine-nucleoside phosphorylase has product MNEFEKIMEAVEYIKKQSSLKPDIGIILGTGLDKLADRIKKDAVIPYKDIPHFPVSTVKSHTGNLVLGKLGGKSVVALQGRFHLYEGYSAVQIALPIRVMKFLGIDTLLESNAAGGLNPLFSRGDLVIITDHINLMGYNPLIGYNDERFGPRFPDMSCVYDPSLIKIAEDVALELKIPVKKGVLVGLTGPNLETKAEYRFLRLIGADMVCMSTVPEVIAAIHIGLKVFGVSVITDLCLPDALKPVSLDEIIEVASNAEPKLTELVEKVIIEL; this is encoded by the coding sequence ATGAATGAGTTTGAAAAGATAATGGAGGCAGTTGAATATATAAAAAAGCAGTCCTCATTGAAACCAGACATTGGAATTATACTCGGAACAGGGCTGGATAAATTAGCAGATAGAATAAAGAAGGATGCCGTTATTCCGTACAAAGATATACCTCACTTTCCTGTATCAACAGTAAAATCACATACAGGAAATCTTGTACTCGGGAAACTGGGAGGTAAAAGTGTAGTTGCCCTTCAGGGAAGGTTCCATCTATATGAAGGGTATAGTGCTGTCCAGATAGCACTTCCCATAAGGGTAATGAAGTTTTTAGGAATAGACACTCTTCTTGAATCAAATGCTGCAGGTGGACTAAACCCTCTATTTTCAAGAGGAGACCTTGTTATTATTACTGACCATATAAACCTTATGGGGTATAATCCACTTATCGGATACAATGATGAAAGATTTGGACCGAGATTCCCTGATATGAGTTGTGTATATGACCCTTCCCTTATAAAAATAGCAGAGGATGTTGCCCTTGAACTAAAGATACCTGTTAAAAAGGGTGTGCTTGTAGGACTTACAGGTCCAAATCTTGAAACAAAAGCAGAGTATAGATTCCTCCGGCTTATAGGTGCTGATATGGTATGTATGTCCACAGTCCCTGAGGTTATAGCAGCAATACACATCGGATTAAAGGTTTTCGGAGTTTCAGTAATAACAGATTTGTGTCTCCCTGATGCCTTAAAACCGGTCTCTCTGGATGAAATTATTGAGGTTGCATCTAATGCAGAACCAAAATTGACAGAACTTGTAGAAAAGGTTATAATAGAACTTTAA
- a CDS encoding nucleotide sugar dehydrogenase, protein MKKVGIIGYGVVGKAFVDVFKDKLNFFIYDKYIPEYNNLERVVKNCPVLFVAVPTPMYEDGSIDISCVEDALQSILAVDIPRKKLPIVVIRSTIVPGTTAKLQKKFHNLHLVYNPEFLSERNSLADMERTDRVVIGGHIKYCKKVEEIYRLVFPYARYIITDTTTAEMIKYAANVTLAGQVMIANELYQICQKLGVDWAFVRNAIILDPLIGRNTKVPGPDCDLGFGGKCLPKDLNALIHLAKEIGYTPELLIQIWKSNLKVRKNRNWEVIKGAVSRRNKQ, encoded by the coding sequence ATGAAAAAGGTAGGGATTATTGGTTATGGGGTTGTAGGAAAGGCATTTGTTGATGTCTTCAAGGATAAATTAAACTTCTTTATATATGATAAATATATTCCTGAATATAATAACCTTGAACGAGTGGTAAAAAACTGTCCTGTTTTATTTGTTGCTGTCCCTACACCTATGTATGAAGATGGCAGTATAGATATATCCTGTGTAGAGGATGCTTTACAAAGTATTCTCGCTGTTGATATCCCTCGTAAAAAACTTCCTATAGTAGTCATACGTTCAACTATTGTTCCGGGTACAACTGCGAAACTACAGAAAAAATTCCATAATTTGCACCTCGTATATAACCCTGAATTTCTGTCAGAAAGAAATAGTTTAGCGGATATGGAAAGGACTGATAGAGTGGTTATTGGAGGTCATATTAAGTACTGTAAAAAGGTAGAGGAGATATACCGGCTTGTATTTCCCTATGCACGTTATATCATTACAGATACGACAACAGCAGAGATGATAAAATATGCCGCCAATGTTACACTTGCAGGGCAAGTAATGATAGCCAATGAACTTTACCAGATATGTCAGAAACTCGGTGTTGACTGGGCATTTGTCAGGAATGCTATTATCCTTGACCCGCTTATAGGCAGGAATACAAAAGTACCAGGACCTGATTGTGATTTAGGATTTGGTGGCAAGTGTTTACCTAAAGACCTTAATGCACTTATTCATCTTGCAAAAGAAATAGGATATACCCCGGAACTGTTAATTCAGATATGGAAATCCAACCTTAAAGTAAGAAAAAATAGAAACTGGGAAGTTATAAAAGGTGCGGTATCAAGAAGAAATAAACAGTGA
- the proC gene encoding pyrroline-5-carboxylate reductase, whose translation MKKKGIGIIGCGNMGSILIDAIVSTGLYPPSSVYVSDVRKQNVNKIKKKFGVLSSDNRNLTEKSDIIIIAVKPNNVKDVISEIKDILTPSKVIISIAAGLSTEKIEKIIGKKAIPIIRVMPNINVKVKAGIIAYCNGRYAKKYCKIVEDIFSPLGIVLKLPERMFDTITAISGSGPGFLFYIAETIQKIAEEKHLTRKQSALIVKYLFYGSAKMLFDTGIEPAILKSMVTSPGGTTLAGLEVFEKEKFPSLLKRVIERAEKRSKELRGNL comes from the coding sequence ATGAAAAAAAAGGGGATTGGAATTATTGGATGTGGTAATATGGGGTCTATCCTCATAGATGCAATTGTATCAACAGGGCTATATCCACCTTCCAGTGTATATGTATCAGATGTAAGAAAGCAAAATGTAAATAAAATTAAAAAGAAATTTGGTGTCTTATCTTCTGACAACAGAAACCTTACAGAAAAGTCAGATATCATTATCATAGCGGTTAAGCCCAATAATGTAAAAGATGTTATCTCTGAGATAAAGGATATTCTTACCCCTTCCAAGGTTATAATATCTATAGCAGCAGGACTATCAACAGAAAAGATTGAAAAAATTATCGGTAAAAAAGCCATACCTATAATAAGGGTAATGCCAAATATCAATGTAAAGGTTAAGGCAGGTATTATTGCTTACTGTAATGGTAGATATGCTAAAAAATACTGTAAGATAGTAGAAGATATCTTTTCTCCATTGGGTATTGTATTAAAACTTCCTGAAAGGATGTTTGATACAATTACAGCAATTTCTGGTAGTGGTCCTGGCTTTCTTTTTTATATAGCAGAAACCATTCAGAAAATAGCGGAAGAGAAACACCTCACCAGAAAACAGTCCGCTCTCATAGTTAAATACCTTTTTTATGGTTCTGCAAAGATGCTTTTTGACACAGGGATAGAACCTGCCATACTGAAATCTATGGTAACCTCTCCCGGTGGTACAACACTTGCAGGGCTTGAAGTATTTGAAAAAGAAAAATTTCCATCACTTTTGAAAAGGGTTATTGAAAGGGCAGAAAAAAGAAGTAAAGAATTAAGGGGAAATTTATGA
- a CDS encoding ABC transporter ATP-binding protein, which translates to MPKEAIVRTIGVKKSFILGKVPLHVLKGIDLEILKGEYISIMGPSGSGKTTLFNMIGGLDKPSEGKVYIDEVDIAQLDAYELAWLRCRKIGYIFQTFNLIPVMSALENVMLPMIFGGLSTDDAREKAKGLLETVGLGHRINHKPFELSGGQQQRVAIARALANDPAIILADEPTGNLDLKTGKEIINLLREMNREKGVSIITATHDLKMLDVSDRVIWLRDGLIERVEDRENITIKVGEVEGEEAG; encoded by the coding sequence ATGCCAAAGGAAGCAATAGTCAGAACAATAGGAGTAAAAAAGAGTTTTATATTAGGTAAGGTGCCCCTTCATGTTCTTAAAGGTATTGACCTTGAAATACTTAAAGGTGAATACATATCCATAATGGGTCCTTCTGGCAGTGGTAAAACCACCCTATTTAATATGATAGGGGGACTTGATAAACCATCTGAAGGGAAGGTATATATTGATGAGGTTGATATTGCACAACTTGATGCCTATGAACTTGCATGGTTAAGGTGCAGAAAGATTGGCTATATATTCCAGACATTTAACCTTATCCCTGTAATGAGTGCTCTTGAAAATGTTATGTTGCCTATGATATTTGGAGGACTTTCAACAGATGATGCGAGAGAAAAGGCAAAGGGATTACTTGAGACCGTTGGACTTGGACACAGAATCAACCATAAACCCTTTGAACTTTCAGGAGGACAACAACAAAGAGTTGCTATTGCCAGAGCACTGGCGAATGACCCTGCAATCATTCTTGCAGATGAACCCACAGGAAACCTTGACCTGAAAACAGGTAAAGAGATTATAAATCTTCTACGAGAGATGAATAGAGAAAAAGGAGTAAGTATCATAACTGCTACGCATGACCTCAAAATGTTAGATGTATCAGACCGTGTTATATGGCTCAGAGATGGTTTGATAGAACGGGTTGAAGACAGAGAAAATATAACCATAAAGGTAGGTGAAGTGGAAGGAGAAGAGGCAGGATAA
- a CDS encoding FtsX-like permease family protein encodes MEQKKIEKQLSLPLKNAVQMSFRNMRVRFGRAIIITMSILLGIAFLMSVLTGNAFTMSLIQKGPEEIKVLLMADIVEMKTRQVWLVSLSLLVCTVGIVNAMLMSVTERSREIGTMKCLGALDKFIVELFLLESLAHGIVGSIAGALIGILTMTVVYLIQYGILIIKLFPGGTILKYMLLSILLGTFLAVVGALYPAYVSAKMEPAEAIRREV; translated from the coding sequence ATGGAACAGAAAAAGATAGAAAAGCAACTATCTTTACCATTGAAAAATGCTGTACAGATGAGTTTCAGGAATATGCGGGTGCGTTTTGGAAGGGCAATTATTATAACTATGTCCATTCTGTTAGGTATTGCCTTTTTAATGTCTGTACTTACAGGGAATGCCTTTACAATGAGTTTGATACAAAAAGGACCTGAGGAAATCAAGGTTCTGTTGATGGCAGATATTGTAGAGATGAAAACAAGACAGGTATGGCTGGTCTCTCTTTCTCTTCTCGTATGTACTGTTGGAATTGTCAATGCTATGCTTATGTCTGTTACAGAAAGGTCCAGAGAAATAGGAACAATGAAGTGTCTTGGTGCACTTGATAAGTTTATTGTTGAACTCTTTCTTCTTGAATCTCTTGCTCATGGTATCGTGGGTTCAATTGCAGGGGCTCTAATAGGTATACTTACAATGACTGTGGTATATCTTATACAGTATGGGATACTTATTATCAAACTTTTCCCTGGAGGTACTATATTAAAATATATGCTTTTAAGTATCCTGCTAGGGACATTCCTTGCAGTTGTTGGTGCACTTTATCCTGCATATGTATCTGCTAAAATGGAACCGGCTGAAGCAATAAGAAGAGAAGTTTAA
- a CDS encoding galactokinase, with translation MKEQIQKIFLENFGTGDIITITTPARANLIGEHIDYQGGYVLPIGVDRFIYTSGRKRQDNKIKLISFNYNQSFETDTEHIFYQKDYHWANYILGVLNEFKKLGIEVPGLEIVIGGNIPVGSGLSSSAAVEISIAVLFKKITGIDLEPMEIIKLARRAENEFVGVSCGIMDQFSIYLAKKESAILINCKTLEYKYAPLSTGNLKFLLVDTKKERSLSSSVYNKRVVSVKEAVNIIKQYKDIEFLTDLDDITPYKNILSEEVWKRALHIVEENNRVMEAVQCLEKNDFDGFGSLMYQSHKSLKELYEVSCEELDFIVGFSKNFEGVKGARLTGAGMGGCCLVLLEENTIPEFIAELTFMYERTFRMKPAFYTVQPVDGALYQNS, from the coding sequence ATGAAAGAACAGATACAAAAGATATTTTTAGAAAACTTTGGTACAGGAGATATTATTACAATTACCACACCGGCAAGGGCAAATTTAATAGGGGAGCATATTGATTATCAGGGTGGTTATGTTTTACCTATAGGAGTGGATAGATTTATATATACTTCTGGGAGAAAAAGGCAGGATAACAAAATAAAACTTATTTCCTTTAACTACAATCAGTCATTTGAAACAGATACAGAGCATATTTTTTATCAGAAGGACTACCACTGGGCAAACTATATTCTCGGTGTCTTAAATGAGTTTAAAAAATTAGGGATAGAAGTCCCGGGGTTAGAGATTGTTATCGGTGGAAATATACCGGTGGGAAGCGGACTGAGTTCTTCAGCAGCGGTTGAGATATCCATAGCAGTGCTGTTTAAGAAGATTACAGGTATAGACCTTGAACCAATGGAGATTATAAAACTTGCAAGAAGGGCAGAGAATGAATTTGTAGGGGTTTCCTGTGGAATAATGGACCAGTTCTCTATATACCTTGCAAAAAAAGAGAGTGCAATTCTTATAAACTGTAAAACACTTGAATATAAGTATGCACCTTTATCAACAGGAAACTTAAAATTTTTGCTTGTAGATACTAAGAAAGAAAGGAGTTTATCTTCTTCTGTTTATAACAAGCGTGTTGTCTCTGTGAAGGAAGCAGTAAATATAATAAAACAATATAAGGATATTGAATTTCTGACAGACCTTGATGATATTACTCCTTATAAAAATATACTTTCAGAGGAGGTCTGGAAGAGGGCACTGCATATAGTTGAAGAAAATAATAGAGTTATGGAAGCAGTGCAATGTCTTGAAAAAAATGATTTTGATGGTTTTGGAAGTTTGATGTATCAGTCCCATAAAAGTTTAAAGGAACTTTATGAGGTAAGTTGCGAAGAACTTGATTTCATTGTAGGATTTTCAAAAAATTTTGAAGGAGTAAAAGGAGCACGGCTTACAGGTGCAGGTATGGGTGGCTGCTGCCTTGTTCTTCTGGAAGAAAATACAATTCCAGAATTTATTGCAGAACTTACCTTTATGTATGAACGGACATTCAGGATGAAACCCGCGTTCTACACTGTCCAGCCGGTTGATGGTGCGTTATACCAGAATTCCTAA
- a CDS encoding sugar phosphate isomerase/epimerase, producing MRVGVQMYTLRDYCGTVKDTAETLKKVRNIGYKVVQISGMAEPKDVKEMKKLLDDNGLYPCSTHIDYNRLLKEVDAAIEEHKILGCEAIICPGIPWELHNKEGYLKVAEEFTKVIKKLKGTGLAFGYHNHGVEFQRYDGKTGLEILLEKCKGMEAEIDTYWVQYGGGDPAYWIEKFSGRCSQLHFKDMGMIDNNQVMPPIGEGNLNWERIIKSAKKAKARYCLVEMDTPTIDAFESLKRSFDFLISMGLKV from the coding sequence ATGAGAGTTGGCGTGCAGATGTATACACTTAGAGATTATTGTGGAACAGTAAAAGATACAGCAGAGACATTGAAAAAAGTAAGGAATATAGGTTATAAGGTAGTACAGATATCAGGGATGGCAGAACCAAAAGATGTAAAAGAGATGAAAAAACTTCTTGATGACAATGGCCTATATCCATGTTCTACACATATTGATTATAATAGGTTATTGAAAGAAGTAGATGCAGCAATAGAAGAACATAAAATCCTCGGTTGTGAAGCAATTATTTGTCCTGGAATACCATGGGAACTCCATAATAAAGAAGGGTATCTCAAAGTAGCAGAGGAATTTACAAAAGTAATAAAAAAATTGAAAGGGACTGGTCTTGCCTTTGGATATCACAATCATGGTGTAGAATTTCAGAGATATGATGGGAAGACAGGACTTGAGATACTTTTAGAGAAATGTAAGGGAATGGAAGCAGAGATTGATACATACTGGGTTCAGTATGGTGGTGGAGACCCTGCATACTGGATAGAGAAGTTCTCTGGTAGATGCAGTCAACTACACTTTAAGGATATGGGAATGATAGATAATAACCAGGTAATGCCACCTATTGGAGAAGGGAACTTAAACTGGGAAAGGATAATAAAGAGTGCAAAAAAAGCAAAAGCAAGATACTGTCTCGTGGAGATGGACACTCCCACAATAGATGCTTTTGAATCATTAAAAAGAAGTTTTGACTTTCTTATTTCAATGGGTCTTAAGGTGTGA
- a CDS encoding sugar phosphate isomerase/epimerase, which yields MKIGVIPDCFRVPIKEGIKKAAELKLDGIQPYVTYGDLDPKNLSKTGREDLKALVERLGLKISAIVGDFGGHGFADPKTIDWRIERTKEVIDLAVDLGVNVVTTHIGVVPEDTDDIAWKTMIESLPEVGTYAYNKGVYLATETGPETAELLKKLLDTIGNPGLKVNYDPANLVMVIGDDPVKGVYTLKDYIVHTHAKDGIKLPDEDGKKRWKELPLGEGDVNFPEYLKAMKEIGYTGFFTIEREVGDNPEADIIKARDFLRALEKKIGI from the coding sequence ATGAAGATAGGTGTAATACCTGATTGTTTTAGGGTCCCTATAAAGGAAGGGATAAAGAAGGCAGCGGAGTTAAAGTTGGATGGAATCCAGCCATATGTGACATATGGGGACTTAGACCCTAAAAATCTCTCAAAGACAGGGAGGGAGGACTTAAAGGCACTGGTAGAACGTCTCGGGTTAAAGATTTCTGCTATTGTAGGGGACTTTGGAGGACATGGATTTGCAGACCCTAAGACGATTGACTGGAGGATAGAGAGGACAAAAGAGGTAATAGACCTTGCGGTAGACCTCGGAGTAAATGTAGTAACGACACATATAGGAGTAGTTCCTGAAGACACAGATGATATTGCGTGGAAGACAATGATAGAGTCATTACCAGAGGTAGGGACATATGCATATAATAAAGGGGTATATCTTGCGACAGAGACAGGACCGGAGACAGCAGAACTTCTTAAAAAACTTCTTGACACAATTGGAAACCCTGGGCTGAAAGTGAACTATGACCCTGCCAATCTTGTAATGGTTATAGGAGATGACCCTGTAAAAGGAGTTTATACTCTGAAGGACTACATTGTACATACACATGCGAAGGATGGGATAAAACTACCTGATGAGGACGGTAAGAAGAGATGGAAGGAACTTCCACTGGGTGAAGGAGATGTAAACTTTCCAGAGTATTTGAAGGCGATGAAGGAGATTGGATATACTGGATTTTTCACCATTGAAAGGGAAGTAGGGGACAACCCGGAAGCAGACATAATAAAAGCGAGGGACTTCTTGAGAGCCCTTGAAAAAAAGATAGGGATATAA
- a CDS encoding 4Fe-4S binding protein, whose translation MFIVNVKKERCKGCGLCIEVCKQKMFCISKLFNKMGYHYIEPEGEGKNSCNGCQRCVIICPDVAIEILKKNND comes from the coding sequence ATGTTTATTGTAAATGTAAAAAAAGAAAGGTGTAAGGGATGTGGTCTCTGTATAGAGGTATGCAAGCAAAAGATGTTCTGTATATCAAAACTATTTAATAAGATGGGCTACCACTATATTGAACCAGAAGGAGAGGGAAAGAACAGTTGCAATGGATGTCAGAGATGTGTTATTATATGCCCCGATGTTGCAATAGAAATTCTGAAGAAAAATAACGATTAG
- a CDS encoding NAD(+)/NADH kinase, whose amino-acid sequence MIKNVFILHNPKIKGIEKERTKVEGILKRYGAVVEDSPEDVDLIITMGGDGTFLKGVHLTKDINTFVYGIKYGKVGFLTHSSDDIEENLKKVLIGKFKTSKRILLEISIRKGNKILKDFCLNEIVVFRKGIRIIDISVLSKNEEIFSRLRCDGVIVSTPTGSTAHSLSAYGPVISPDTKCLLIVPVAPHTLCWRPVIIPSDETISIDVSPDALIAIDGQREIQVSTSDKIVIKKSKKRVNIIIDDTAFFSKLKSKFHWGS is encoded by the coding sequence ATGATTAAGAATGTCTTTATCTTACATAACCCTAAAATCAAAGGCATAGAAAAAGAGCGGACAAAGGTAGAGGGTATATTGAAAAGATATGGGGCAGTTGTAGAAGATAGCCCTGAAGATGTGGATTTAATCATCACTATGGGAGGAGATGGGACATTTTTAAAGGGAGTTCATCTTACAAAAGATATTAATACTTTTGTATATGGAATTAAATACGGAAAGGTGGGTTTCCTAACACATAGTTCCGATGATATAGAGGAAAATCTAAAAAAGGTGCTCATTGGTAAATTTAAGACATCTAAAAGGATACTGTTAGAGATTAGTATAAGAAAAGGGAACAAGATATTGAAGGACTTCTGCCTTAATGAAATTGTTGTATTCAGAAAAGGAATAAGGATTATAGATATCTCTGTCCTTTCTAAAAACGAAGAGATATTCAGCAGATTAAGATGTGATGGAGTTATTGTTTCTACCCCTACTGGTTCTACCGCACACTCCCTTTCTGCATATGGACCTGTAATATCCCCTGATACAAAATGCCTGCTGATAGTTCCTGTAGCACCCCATACCCTGTGCTGGCGCCCTGTGATAATTCCTTCAGACGAGACCATCTCTATTGATGTCTCACCAGACGCACTTATTGCTATTGACGGACAGAGGGAGATACAGGTAAGCACCTCTGATAAAATAGTTATCAAAAAGTCAAAAAAGAGGGTGAATATTATTATAGATGATACTGCCTTTTTCAGTAAACTGAAGTCAAAATTTCACTGGGGGAGTTGA